The genomic window GCGCATGCCGGCCTTGATCCCGACGATCTGGGCGCCCTCTCGGGCACGATCGACGGGTCTGGCATCGGACTGCTACTGACGCCCCCCGCAGCGGTATGGCCCCAACAACCGGACCCGGTCCTCGCCGCGCTGCTCAGCGAGGGCGTCGCCCCCGATCCACGCGGCTCGGTGTTCATCACACGATTGATCGATTGCCTGACCGATGATCCGGCAGTCCAGCGTCTGACAACCACCAATCAGCCCTTACCCTTACCCGCCGGCAGCGCCGTCTGCCGCGAGGATACGCCGCGACAGCCCACCGATGACCAGCAACAGATCATTGAAGCGATCGACGCCCTGGCCCGTCGCTCCGAGGGTGGGACACTGCTGGTTACGGCGGACCGGGGTCGCGGCAAATCCGCGGCACTGGGGATGGCAATCCAGACCATGTCACTCGCCGAGACGCCACGACTGACCGCGCCCTCGCGGGCCGCCACCACCACCGCACTCGCCTGCGCCGGCGATCGAGGGCCACGATTTCTGGCACCAGAGGCCGTCACACCGGCATCTTCACTGCTGCTGATCGATGAGGCAGCCGCCCTGCCCCTACCGCTGGTCGTCCAGCTCGTCGACGATAACCCCCACTGCGTACTGACCGGCACTGTCCATGGTTATGAGGGCAGCGGTCGCGGTATGAACCTGCGTCTGGCAAAGACACTCGCCGATCCGGAACGATGGTTTGAGCACCGGCATCTCGCCGAACCGGTCCGGTGGGCGGCTGATGACCCGCTGGAGGCCCTCATCGACAGGATCCTGTTGCTCAGTGCCGAGCCCGAGGCCCATCGCGCACCAGACGCCGTGACGATTGATTCGGTCGAGCCACAGGCGCTCGCCGGCTCGGAGCAGGATCTGCGCGACGCCTTCGGACTGCTGGTCGCCGGCCATTACCAGACCCGGCCACGGGATCTGCGCCAGTTGCTCGACGATCCATCCGTCCGGCTCTATGCCGCGCGGGATCAGGGCCGGATCATTGGCGTGCTCGCGGCACGGACCGAGGGTGGAATCGATCCCGAACTGTGCCGGGCCATCCACCTGGGGCAACGGCGGCCCAGCGGTCATCTCATCGCCCAGTCGCTCACCTTCCATGCCGGGGTGGCGGATGCCGCGGGACATCGGGGCTGGCGCATCCAGCGCATCGCCGTCCATGAGCAGGCCCGACGCCACGGCGTCGGGCGGCGCCTGATCGAGGCCGCCCGTCGTGATGCATCGGCGGCGGAGATGGACTGGCTCGGTACGAGCTTTGGAATGACCGCCGGGCTGCTCGATTTCTGGGTGGCCTGTGGGTTCAGGCCGGTACGGGTGGGCAACCGCCGCGACGCGCGCAGCGGGACATTTTCGGTGATCCTTCTGCGCGCGTTGAATGCCGCTGGGCAAGCGCTGGAAGAAGCGGCCGATCGGCGTTTTGCCCGTCATCTGCCGGATCAGCTGAACCATAGCCTCCATGGTCTGTCCGTTTCCCTGCGGAGTCGGCTCCGCCCCGGCCCGCTCGACGACTGGGAGCGAGACGCCATCGACCGGGCGGACCTGCAGGCCTTCGCGACTGGCCATCGCCCGCTACTGGACAGTCATGCCGCGGTGGCTCGCTGGGCGGGGCTGACCCGTGCTGGAGATAATGAAGCGCCCTGCGATCAGGCCCTGATTGCAGCCGCGGTCGAACAGCCACTTGATACCGCCGCGATGGCGCAGGCAGCCGGTGTTTCAGGCCGCCGCGACGCCATCGCCCGACTGCGTCACCTGATCGCCCAACGCCCGAGGCTCCACCATGAGTGATTCCTGCATCCGTATCCGCGGTGCCCGCCAGAACAATCTCCGCAATCTGGATCTCGATCTGCCCACCGGCGAGTTCACGGTGATCACCGGCGTTTCCGGCTCAGGTAAATCGTCGCTCGCCTTCGACACCATCTACGCCGAGGGTCAGCGCCGCTACGTCGAAACCTTCTCGCCCTACGCCCGACAGTTCCTCGATCGCATGGATCGACCGGCCACCGACCGGGTGGAAGGCATCCCACCGGCGATCGCCATCGATCAGACCAACCCGGTCCGCACGTCGCGCTCCACGGTGGGCACGATGACCGAGCTCAACGACCACCTCAAGCTGCTGTTCGCCCGCGCAGCACGGCTCTACTGCGGCGGCTGCGGGCGCGCGGTAACCCGGGACACCGCGGATGGGGTCTATCACCGACTCCGCGAGCAATGCCCGGACGCCCGTGTCGTGATCGCCTTCGATACCGCCATCCCCGAGCACTACGACTCCGCGGAGATCCGCAGCCTGCTCGAGCGTCAGGGCTATACGCGCATTCGCGACATCAGTGATGAGCGGCTGCGGGTGACCCAGGATCGTGTCCGGGTGGAGGCCGCCCGGCGCGACCGTCTGGTAGAGGCGGTCGAGGCCGCGTTCCAGCACGGGCGTGGTCATCTGGTGGTGGAGGTGCTCAACGACCAGCGCGAGGTGAGCGCCGAGCATCGCTTCTCACAGGCGCTTCATTGCGCCGATTGCAACCGCCATTACCGCGATCCGAGCCCAAGTCTGTTCTCGTTCAACTCTCCGGTGGGCGCCTGTGAGACCTGCCGCGGTTTCGGTCGGATCATGGGGATCGATGACGGGCTGGTCATCCCCGATCCGGGCAAGACCCTGGCGGGCGGTGCCATCCGGCCCTGGCAGTCCGGCAAGTCCGCGGAATGCCAGAAGGACCTGATCCGGCATGCCCAGCGTCGTGGTGTTGCCACTGACATCCCCTGGCGTGACCTGCCCGCCGCGGATCGCGACTGGGTGATTGAGGGCGAGGGCCGCGGACGTCAGCGTTGGTACGGCGTACGCGGGTTTTTCGACCGGTTGGAGTCGAAGAGCTACAAAATGCATGTCCGGGTACTGCTCTCGAAATACCGGAGCTATGACCTTTGCCCGGACTGCGGCGGGGCAAGACTCAACCCCGAGTCCCTGCTCTGGCGACTCGGCGATCATGTCGAGGCCAATGACGCGGTGGCGCCCGCCGAGCGCCATCATCCGCGAGGCATGACGCTGGGCGAGGCGGCCTTCCAGGCCCTGCCCGGGCTGAACATGCATGACCTGATGAGCCTCCCGCTCGCGCAGGTCGAGCGGTTCTGCAATGCGCTCCATCTGCCTGCCCCCATGGACGAGGCCGTACCGCTACTGCTCGAGGCGATCCAGACCCGGCTGGGGTTCCTGGCGCGGGTGGGTGTCGGCTATCTCACCCTGGATCGTCAGTCGCGGACGCTCTCAGGGGGGGAGGTCCAGCGGATCAATCTGACCACCGCACTGGGGACCTCACTGGTCAACACGCTATTCGTCCTCGATGAGCCCAGCATCGGGCTACATCCCCGCGACATCGAGCGTATCACCGGCGTGATGCACCGCCTGCGCGATGCCGGCAATACCCTGTTGGTGGTGGAGCATGATCCGGACATCATGCGCGCCGCCGATCGAGTGATCGACATCGGCCCTGGCCCCGGTCGCGAGGGGGGCAGCATTCTGTTCAACGGCACTCCCGAAGCGCTGATCCAGGATAGCCAGTCCCTGACCGGTGCCTATCTGCAGGGGCGACGGCGCGTCGAGGCGGGTAGCGGGCGTCAGGCGCGACCGCAGCCGGATCAGTGGCTGACCATCCGCGGCGCGCGGGAGCACAATCTCACCGGTGTCGACATCGATCTGCCGCTACACCGGCTGGTCTGCCTGACCGGGGTATCGGGATCGGGCAAGTCAACGCTGCTCGAGTCGATCGTCTATCGGGGGCTGCGCAAGCGGTTGGGTGAGGCGGTTGACCCGCCCGGCGCCCATGATGGCATCGACAATGCCGAATCGATCGATGAGGTGGTCCTTGTCGATCAGTCCGCGATCGGCCGCACCACACGCTCCAACCCAGCGAGCTATGTCGGTGCCTTCGATCCGATCCGCAAGGCCTTCGCCCGCGAGCCACTCGCCCGGGAGCGTGGTTATACCGCCGGCACCTTCAGCTTCAACGCCGGCGCCGGCCGCTGCCCCGCCTGTGGCGGCAACGGTTTCGAGCATGTCGAGATGCAATTTCTCTCCGATGTGTATCTGCGCTGTCCGACCTGTGATGGCCGACGCTATCGCGATGCGGTCCTCGAGGTGCGACTGGCGCCAGCGGCCGGCTGTGAACAGGCACCGGCCTCCATCGCCGAGTGCCTCGACATGACCGTCGATGCGGCCCGGCAGTTCTTTGCCGACCAGAACGACGTGCTCCGCGGGCTCGAGCCGCTGGCGGCCGTCGGCCTCGGTTACATGAAACTCGGCCAGCCAGTCCCCACCCTGTCCGGCGGCGAGGCGCAGCGCCTCAAGCTCGCCGGCCATCTCGCCAAGGCCCGGCGGCGTGGCGGCGGGCACAAACTGTTTCTGTTCGATGAGCCCACCACCGGTCTGCACTTCGAGGATATCCGGGTCCTGCTCACTGCACTTGAGCGGCTGCTGACGGTCGGCCACTCGGTCATCCTCATCGAGCATAACCTTGATGTCATGCTGGCCGCCGACTGGCTGATCGATCTTGGCCCGGAGGGCGGCACCGGTGGCGGACAGCTGCTCGCCACCGGATCGCCGGAAACGGTCATGACGGTCGAGGACAGCCACACGGGGATGGCGCTGAAGCGCTATGCCACCGATCGGCAAGCGCCGCCGCCACCGCCGAACCACGACCGGATGGCCGAGCCCAGCGCCCCAGCGGTCCGGCCGTCCGAACCGCGGGCCATCGAGATCCGCAACGCCCGCGAGCACAACCTGCGCGGGATTGATCTGCGCATTCCGCAGGACCAGCTCACGGTCATCACCGGGCTGTCGGGCTCGGGCAAGAGCACGATCGCCTTCGATATCCTCTTCAACGAGGGGCAGCGGCGTTACCTCGAGTCACTCAACGCCTACGCGCGGCAGTTCGTCCAGCCCGCCGCTCGTCCCGACGTCGATGCAGTCTTTGCGATTCCACCCACGGTCGCCATCGAACAACGCACCAGCCGTGGCGGACACAAGAGCACGGTCGCCACAATGACCGAGCTCCATCACTTCCTGCGCCTGCTGTTCGTCAAGCTCGGGACCCAGTACTGTCCGGACTGCGACCGGCCTATCCGCGAGCAGAGCCAGGCCTCCATCGCCGCCCGGCTGATCGAGGACTGCCGGGGCGAGTCCGTGACGCTGCTGGCACCATTGGTGGTCGCTCGCAAGGGCTACTACACCGATCTTGCCCAGTGGGCCGCCGGCAAGGGATTCACGCATCTGCGGGTGGATGGCGAGGACCGTCCCACCGATCAGTGGCCGCGGCTGGATCGCTATCAGGAGCACGACATCGATCTGCCGGTGGCGACGGTGACGCCGGATCCCGCCAATGAGAAGGCGCTCGATACCGCACTCGAGCATGCGCTCGGATATGGCAAGGGCCAGGTTCGAGTGGCGACGGCGAGCGGGGCTGTAACGCTCTACTCCACACAACGGGCCTGCCCGGGCTGTCATCGAAGCTTCGCTCCCCTCGACCCGCGGCTTTTCTCCTACAACACCCGCCATGGCTGGTGCCCGAGCTGTTATGGCACCGGCGCCATGCTCAAGGGCTTCGACGCCGAGCAGACCGGCGAGGAGCGCCAGTGGCAGCTGACTGAAGACGACACAACCCGCCCCTGTCCAGTCTGCAACGGCCATCGGCTAAGGCCTGAAGCCCTGTCAGTGCGCTTTCTGGACCGGGGCATCGCCGACTATGGGGCACTTTCGGTAGAACAGACCGCGGCCTTTTTCCGGGGCATCACACTCGCGGCGCGCGAGGCGCGGATCGCCGATGACGTCATCGCTGAACTGCAGGGGCGGCTGGGTTTTCTGGAAGCAGTGGGTCTTGGCTACCTCACGCTGGATCGATCGGCGCCCACCTTATCGGGTGGCGAAGCGCAGCGTATCCGCCTCGCCGCCCAGCTCGGCTCCAATCTCCAGGGTGTCTGCTACATCCTCGATGAACCGACGATCGGCCTGCATGCCCGCGATAACCGCATGCTCCTCGATACACTGGCGGCCCTCCAGGCAAAGGGCAATACCATGGTCGTTGTCGAGCATGATGAGGATACGATCCGGCGCGCGGAGCATGTCATCGATCTCGGGCCGGGTGCCGGTGTCGAGGGCGGGCGCATCGTGGCCGAGGGCCAGCTCGATGATCTGCTCGCCAACCCGGACTCGGTCACCGGCCGGGCGCTGGCCCATCCGCTTGAGCATCCACTGCGTGGTCAGCGCCGCGATCCGCATGAAGCGGACGCCATCGAGCTGGGCGGCGTTCACGCCCATAATCTGCGTAATGTCAGTGCCCGCATCCCGCTGGCATGCATGACCGATGTGAGCGGTGTGTCCGGATCGGGCAAGAGCACCCTGGTCCGGGAAGTCCTGCATGGCAGCCTGGCCCATCGCGTTGGTCGCAAGGGAGATATCAACGCCCCCACGCGGGGGTGCCGGACCATAACGGGTTCAGCGTCAATCGACCGTGTGCTCGAGGTGGATCAGACACCGATCGGCAAGACGCCGCGGTCCTGCCCGGCGACTTATGTCGGTATCTATGACGAAATCCGGCGCCTGTTCACCCAGACTGAAGAGGCCCGTATCCGCGGCTATGGGCCGGGCCGGTTCTCTTTCAACACCCGCGAGGGGCGATGCCCGGAATGCGAGGGACAGGGCATGCGCCGGGTGGAAATGAACTTCCTGCCCGATGTAACGGTTCCCTGCGAGAGCTGCCACGGACAACGTTTTACGCCAGAGACGCTGGCAGTGACCTGGCGAGGCTGCTCGATTGGCGATGTCCTGAACATGGAGATCGAGACCGCGGTGGATTTCTTCGCCGCCCATCATCGCCTGCACCACACGCTCAGGCTGCTGCGCGACACGGGCCTCGGCTATCTGACGCTTGGCCAGCCCAGTCCGACCCTCTCCGGCGGTGAGGCGCAGCGCATCAAGCTGGTCAGTGAACTCGCCAAGGCACGGCCGGAGACGGGCGGCGCCCGACCGGCAAAGACCCTCTACATCCTCGATGAACCGACCGTTGGTCTGCATATCGCCGATGTCGAGCGTTTACTCGGCGTTCTCCATCGCCTCGTGGATGCCGGTCACAGCGTCGTGGTGATCGAGCATAACCTGGATGTCCTCGCCGAGGCGGACTGGCTCATCGATCTGGGCCCGGAAGGCGGTGACGGCGGCGGCCGGATCGTTGCTCAGGGCACGCCCGAGCAGGTCTGCCGAAACCGGACGTCGCACACCGGCCGGTTGCTGGGCGAATTCATGGGCCCTCGCCCCTGATCAGTGGCGGCCGCCCCGTTTGAAGTCAGCCAGGCGCTGACGGTCGCGGCGGTCGGGGCGGTGATCGGGCCGTGGCTGCGCTGCCGATGCGGCACGAAGCGATTCGCGCTGCTGCTCCCGGGCGCGCACGCTGTCCGGCGTCTCGGTATAGAGCATCTGCGCCTGCGCGGCTGGACCGCGTTGCTCGGAGAGACCGTCGACGTGGACCTCAAAAGTCTGCGGGCCCTTGTGAATCACAAGCCGCTGACCGATGCGCACGGCGCGGGCTGGCTTGGCCCGAACCCCGTCGACATCGACCTTGCCTCCCTTGATCGCATCCACGGCCAGACGGCGGGTCTTGAAAAAGCGCGCCGCCCAAAGCCAACGATCCAGACGAACCGACTCAGCCCCCGACATGGCCGCCATAACTGCCATGCAGATAACTGGTCAGGGCCGCGACCTCCATATCCCGTTCGCGAACCACCGCCGTGCTCAGATCCCGCACCGAGATCATACCCAGCACCCGCTGTTCGTCCATGACCGGCAGATGGCGGACATTGCACTGTGCCACCAGGGCAAGCGCCTGATCAGTGCTCGCCGCGGGCGAAATCCAGAACACCTCCCGGGTCATCACCGACTCCAGCGGGGTCTCTTCCGGATCGAGCCGCTGCCCGAGGACACGGCGCAGCACATCACGCTCGGTAAAAATCCCCAGCAGGGCCTCGTCGGGCGTCATGACCAGCACGGCACCGATGTTGCGCCGGTTCATCAGCGACACGGCGTCGGCGACTGAACTGTCAGGACCCAGCGCCTGAAGGCCACCACTGCCCTCGCGCAGCAGCGATCGCATTGTATTGGGCATACCCCTGTCCTCCGGTTGTTCTGACGCCGGTCAGACCAGCGCGCTTTCCGCAATTACGATACCGTCACGATCGGCACAGAGCCATTCGCCCGGCGTCAGGGTGGCACCCGCCAGCGTCACGACCACACCGACTTCGCCCTCACCGTTGGGCTGACTGCGGCAGGGATGGGTATTGATCGCCTTGATGCCGATATCCAGGTTCGCGAGATCGGCGGCATCACGCACGCATCCATAGATCAGCAACCCCGCCCAGCCATTGTCACGCGCCTTGGCGGCGAGCTGGTCCCCCATCAGCGCACAGCGCAGCGAGCCCGAGCCATCGACCACCAGCACTCGTCCCTCGCCAGGCGTTTCCAGTACGTCGCGGACCCGGCTGTTGTCCTCAAACGTCTTCACTGTCTGTATGGTCCCCGCGAATCCGTAGCGACCACCGAAATCGCCGAAAATGGGGGCGAGCACGCGCAGTTCGTCGGCGTGGTCGTCGCAGAGATCTGTCGTCTTGATTGCCATCCGGACACTCCTTGGATAATGCTCCAACGCTAACGGTCCGCCGGACGCCGAGCAACTCCATCGCTATTACGGTTTGACAGCCGGCCGCGGCGGCGGACAATACGGTCGATGACAGCCAGTATTTCCCCCGACAAGGCACCGCGCCCTGGCGCCAACCAGCTGCCGGCACGACTCGCCGACCCTGAGCGTCCCATCATCATTGGTGTGGCCGGCGACAGCGGGAGTGGCAAGAGCACCTATACCCAGGGCATCGAATGGCTGTTGGGGCCAGAGCGCGTCAGTCAGATCAGCCTCGATGGCTACCACGCCGAGGATCGGGCCACGCGACGGATCACGGGACGGACCCCGCTCGATCCCGACGCCAACCACCTTGAGCAGGCGGTCAGTCATATCAAGCGCCTGCGCGCCGGTGAGGCGGTCGAGGTGCCTATCTATGACCATGAATCGGGCGCATTCCGCGCCCCGCGCCTGCATACGCCGACACCGATCGTCGTGGTCGAGGGCCTGCACACGCTCTACCCGGCATTCCGGCCGCTGCTCGACTTCTCCGTCTATGTCGATACCGACGCGGCGGTCAAACATGACTGGAAACAGCGCCGCGATACCCGGGAACGGGGGTATGCCCAGTCCGATGCCGCCGCCGAGATTGAGCGTCGGGCGAATCAGTACGAGCAGTGGATCGCCCGCCAGCAGGATGTCGCTGATGTCATCCTGCGCATTCATCCGAGCGAACTGAGTCGCCTGGCTGTGGGCCAGCTCAGCGCCGAGATGCCCGAAACCTGCTATCACCTGGAGATGATCGTGACGCCGCGCGACGACGATCAGCAATCGCTGTTCCTGCCGGTGGACCTGAGTAACATGACCCGTCAGGAGGCGATGCCATTCATGCTCGCCACGGTGCCCAGTCAGTTCCGCGGTGAGGCCGTCAACGTGCTGCACGTTGACGGCTATATGGCCCCCACGGCGCTCGAGACCCTGGAGTACGCCATTGCCGCCTTTGTCGGTCTGGATGCCCCAGCGGGTGACCCCGGCAGTGACAGGCCCCAGCCGGCCACGGTCCGCTTCGCCCAAATGCTGGTGGCCTGGCCCATCCTCAATCGCATCGTCGCGCTGAGCAGCTAATCCCTGAGAAAGGTGTCGATCGCTGGCTGCAGGCGGTCGACCGCCGCCGCTCCCTCGGAAATCGCCTCTTCACCGCGGTGCAGCTCGAGCAGGTCGATATGAGCGAGGTCCGGCGTAACGATCAGATCGGGCGGATCACCGGCCATGCGACTGCGGGTGATCCGATCCTGCATGACATTGATCGAGGTGGCGATCACATCGAACACACCCGGCGCCGAGTCCGCACCACCGCTCTCGAACTGGGCCTGGAGTGTCTCGGCGCCGTCCCGCAACCCGCCCGTCAGCCGTCGCCACCAATCACTGGCGGTGGCCGCCTCCGCCCCGTGGGCTGGAGCGGGATCACTCGAATGGATATCGGTCTGACGCAGCGGAGACTGGATACGACGCCCGACCAGTCCCCCACTGAGATTCACGGCAATGACACGATCCGCGCCCATGGCGTGGCAGAGTGAGACGGGTACCGGGTTGACCAGACCGCCATCGACCAGCCACTCACCCTCCACCTGAACGGGTGTGAACAGACCGGGTAGCGCCATTGACGCCCGCACCGCGGTCGCCAGATCACCCTCACGCAACCACCGCTCCTGGCCGCTGTAGAGGTCGGTGGCGACGACACCGAGCGGACAGCCGAGCTCGTTGAAATCCGCTACACCCAGTGTCTCGTTGAGCTGCGCCATCAATCGGCGACCCTGGACGAAGCCCCCGTTACCCAGCGCGAAGTCGATATAGCTGAAAACA from Spiribacter curvatus includes these protein-coding regions:
- a CDS encoding tRNA(Met) cytidine acetyltransferase TmcA, producing MPGGWRSLIWIEGDAVTCRRRALQLLDERATAAIGWIGSLETGAGARTNTIRRVPPGHGRQLLGQTLSVGVLDAHAGLDPDDLGALSGTIDGSGIGLLLTPPAAVWPQQPDPVLAALLSEGVAPDPRGSVFITRLIDCLTDDPAVQRLTTTNQPLPLPAGSAVCREDTPRQPTDDQQQIIEAIDALARRSEGGTLLVTADRGRGKSAALGMAIQTMSLAETPRLTAPSRAATTTALACAGDRGPRFLAPEAVTPASSLLLIDEAAALPLPLVVQLVDDNPHCVLTGTVHGYEGSGRGMNLRLAKTLADPERWFEHRHLAEPVRWAADDPLEALIDRILLLSAEPEAHRAPDAVTIDSVEPQALAGSEQDLRDAFGLLVAGHYQTRPRDLRQLLDDPSVRLYAARDQGRIIGVLAARTEGGIDPELCRAIHLGQRRPSGHLIAQSLTFHAGVADAAGHRGWRIQRIAVHEQARRHGVGRRLIEAARRDASAAEMDWLGTSFGMTAGLLDFWVACGFRPVRVGNRRDARSGTFSVILLRALNAAGQALEEAADRRFARHLPDQLNHSLHGLSVSLRSRLRPGPLDDWERDAIDRADLQAFATGHRPLLDSHAAVARWAGLTRAGDNEAPCDQALIAAAVEQPLDTAAMAQAAGVSGRRDAIARLRHLIAQRPRLHHE
- the uvrA gene encoding excinuclease ABC subunit UvrA codes for the protein MSDSCIRIRGARQNNLRNLDLDLPTGEFTVITGVSGSGKSSLAFDTIYAEGQRRYVETFSPYARQFLDRMDRPATDRVEGIPPAIAIDQTNPVRTSRSTVGTMTELNDHLKLLFARAARLYCGGCGRAVTRDTADGVYHRLREQCPDARVVIAFDTAIPEHYDSAEIRSLLERQGYTRIRDISDERLRVTQDRVRVEAARRDRLVEAVEAAFQHGRGHLVVEVLNDQREVSAEHRFSQALHCADCNRHYRDPSPSLFSFNSPVGACETCRGFGRIMGIDDGLVIPDPGKTLAGGAIRPWQSGKSAECQKDLIRHAQRRGVATDIPWRDLPAADRDWVIEGEGRGRQRWYGVRGFFDRLESKSYKMHVRVLLSKYRSYDLCPDCGGARLNPESLLWRLGDHVEANDAVAPAERHHPRGMTLGEAAFQALPGLNMHDLMSLPLAQVERFCNALHLPAPMDEAVPLLLEAIQTRLGFLARVGVGYLTLDRQSRTLSGGEVQRINLTTALGTSLVNTLFVLDEPSIGLHPRDIERITGVMHRLRDAGNTLLVVEHDPDIMRAADRVIDIGPGPGREGGSILFNGTPEALIQDSQSLTGAYLQGRRRVEAGSGRQARPQPDQWLTIRGAREHNLTGVDIDLPLHRLVCLTGVSGSGKSTLLESIVYRGLRKRLGEAVDPPGAHDGIDNAESIDEVVLVDQSAIGRTTRSNPASYVGAFDPIRKAFAREPLARERGYTAGTFSFNAGAGRCPACGGNGFEHVEMQFLSDVYLRCPTCDGRRYRDAVLEVRLAPAAGCEQAPASIAECLDMTVDAARQFFADQNDVLRGLEPLAAVGLGYMKLGQPVPTLSGGEAQRLKLAGHLAKARRRGGGHKLFLFDEPTTGLHFEDIRVLLTALERLLTVGHSVILIEHNLDVMLAADWLIDLGPEGGTGGGQLLATGSPETVMTVEDSHTGMALKRYATDRQAPPPPPNHDRMAEPSAPAVRPSEPRAIEIRNAREHNLRGIDLRIPQDQLTVITGLSGSGKSTIAFDILFNEGQRRYLESLNAYARQFVQPAARPDVDAVFAIPPTVAIEQRTSRGGHKSTVATMTELHHFLRLLFVKLGTQYCPDCDRPIREQSQASIAARLIEDCRGESVTLLAPLVVARKGYYTDLAQWAAGKGFTHLRVDGEDRPTDQWPRLDRYQEHDIDLPVATVTPDPANEKALDTALEHALGYGKGQVRVATASGAVTLYSTQRACPGCHRSFAPLDPRLFSYNTRHGWCPSCYGTGAMLKGFDAEQTGEERQWQLTEDDTTRPCPVCNGHRLRPEALSVRFLDRGIADYGALSVEQTAAFFRGITLAAREARIADDVIAELQGRLGFLEAVGLGYLTLDRSAPTLSGGEAQRIRLAAQLGSNLQGVCYILDEPTIGLHARDNRMLLDTLAALQAKGNTMVVVEHDEDTIRRAEHVIDLGPGAGVEGGRIVAEGQLDDLLANPDSVTGRALAHPLEHPLRGQRRDPHEADAIELGGVHAHNLRNVSARIPLACMTDVSGVSGSGKSTLVREVLHGSLAHRVGRKGDINAPTRGCRTITGSASIDRVLEVDQTPIGKTPRSCPATYVGIYDEIRRLFTQTEEARIRGYGPGRFSFNTREGRCPECEGQGMRRVEMNFLPDVTVPCESCHGQRFTPETLAVTWRGCSIGDVLNMEIETAVDFFAAHHRLHHTLRLLRDTGLGYLTLGQPSPTLSGGEAQRIKLVSELAKARPETGGARPAKTLYILDEPTVGLHIADVERLLGVLHRLVDAGHSVVVIEHNLDVLAEADWLIDLGPEGGDGGGRIVAQGTPEQVCRNRTSHTGRLLGEFMGPRP
- a CDS encoding RNA-binding S4 domain-containing protein; its protein translation is MAAMSGAESVRLDRWLWAARFFKTRRLAVDAIKGGKVDVDGVRAKPARAVRIGQRLVIHKGPQTFEVHVDGLSEQRGPAAQAQMLYTETPDSVRAREQQRESLRAASAAQPRPDHRPDRRDRQRLADFKRGGRH
- a CDS encoding CBS domain-containing protein translates to MPNTMRSLLREGSGGLQALGPDSSVADAVSLMNRRNIGAVLVMTPDEALLGIFTERDVLRRVLGQRLDPEETPLESVMTREVFWISPAASTDQALALVAQCNVRHLPVMDEQRVLGMISVRDLSTAVVRERDMEVAALTSYLHGSYGGHVGG
- the rraA gene encoding ribonuclease E activity regulator RraA; protein product: MAIKTTDLCDDHADELRVLAPIFGDFGGRYGFAGTIQTVKTFEDNSRVRDVLETPGEGRVLVVDGSGSLRCALMGDQLAAKARDNGWAGLLIYGCVRDAADLANLDIGIKAINTHPCRSQPNGEGEVGVVVTLAGATLTPGEWLCADRDGIVIAESALV
- a CDS encoding phosphoribulokinase; its protein translation is MTASISPDKAPRPGANQLPARLADPERPIIIGVAGDSGSGKSTYTQGIEWLLGPERVSQISLDGYHAEDRATRRITGRTPLDPDANHLEQAVSHIKRLRAGEAVEVPIYDHESGAFRAPRLHTPTPIVVVEGLHTLYPAFRPLLDFSVYVDTDAAVKHDWKQRRDTRERGYAQSDAAAEIERRANQYEQWIARQQDVADVILRIHPSELSRLAVGQLSAEMPETCYHLEMIVTPRDDDQQSLFLPVDLSNMTRQEAMPFMLATVPSQFRGEAVNVLHVDGYMAPTALETLEYAIAAFVGLDAPAGDPGSDRPQPATVRFAQMLVAWPILNRIVALSS
- the rssA gene encoding patatin-like phospholipase RssA; translation: MTEPSHAARRSSIGLALGGGAARGWAHIGVIRALQRQGIEPDIIAGTSVGAIVGAMFGSARIDAFEDWVRSLKRRDVFSYIDFALGNGGFVQGRRLMAQLNETLGVADFNELGCPLGVVATDLYSGQERWLREGDLATAVRASMALPGLFTPVQVEGEWLVDGGLVNPVPVSLCHAMGADRVIAVNLSGGLVGRRIQSPLRQTDIHSSDPAPAHGAEAATASDWWRRLTGGLRDGAETLQAQFESGGADSAPGVFDVIATSINVMQDRITRSRMAGDPPDLIVTPDLAHIDLLELHRGEEAISEGAAAVDRLQPAIDTFLRD